One Zeugodacus cucurbitae isolate PBARC_wt_2022May chromosome 3, idZeuCucr1.2, whole genome shotgun sequence genomic region harbors:
- the LOC114805203 gene encoding GATA zinc finger domain-containing protein 14 isoform X4: MPPNTLCMDATCAFRDINEHTTDESVQDDIFNEKIFKHCDDPTSNVDNADNRNERRTSESSHSEIFKHCDDPTINVGNEENQNKQMRSKSLYSEIVTQRVFQLSNSPTANVDNADNRNERRTSECVMRSQSLDCEIFEERIFEFCNEPTINVDNADNRNERRTSECSEREIFNERIFQRCDEPTTNGYNLNNRNERRTSDSLESEIFKHCEDPTSNVDNADNRNERRTSEYAESEIFNQRIVELCDDPTPNVDNADNRKEQRTSEYTESEILNQRIVELCDDPTSNVDNADNRNEQRTFEYAESEIFNQRIVELCDDPTSNVANADNRNEQRTSEYAESEIFNQRIVELCDDPTSNVDNADNRNEQRTSEYAESEIFYQRIVELCDDPTSNVANANNQNERRTSQHSESEIFNHRIFELCDDPTSNVVNADNRNEQRTSESSESEIFKHCDDPTVNVDNADHRNERRTSQHSESEIFNHRIFELCDDPTSNVVNADNRNEQRSSESSESEIFKHCDDPTVNVDNADHRNERRTSQHSESEIFNHRIFELCDDPTSNVVNADHRNERRTSQHSESEIFNHRIFELCDDPTSNVVNADNRNEQRSSESSESEIFKHCDDPTVNVDNADHRNERRTSQHSESEIFNHRIFELCDDPTSNVVNADHRNERRTSQHSESEIFNHRIFELCDDPTSNVVNADNRNEQRSSESSESEIFKHCDDPTVNVDNADHRNERRTSQHSESEIFNHRIFELCDDPTSNVVNADNRNEQRSSESSESEIFKHCDDPTVNVDNADHRNERRTSQHSESEIFNHRIFELCDDPTSNVVNADHRNERRTSQHSESEIFNHRIFELCDDPTSNVVNADNRNEQRSSESSESEIFKHCDDPTVNVDNADHRNERRTSQHSESEIFNHRIFELCDEPTVNVDNADSRNEERTSESTEREIFKHCDDPRVNVNKAENKPETILSLTEQLVAETKTNWQARNETTHTQKIVKGVKRRQSNDSIPTSSTAALHKIKIKKFASDINNSYDFPDVYDRNKERTSGCSKSEIINQRIFELCDELIVNVDNAENQPETVLQLAERLDAEAKTNWQAGNETTPTQKIVTGIKRRQANDSMPTTSTVVLRKVRRNLFANNANNSYDVANMHERIFGFNYGRKPSAEANVAALLHLIQVYGESFYEYAKNHAFPFEEIFVGTTVSQDLKSNLNCNGHF; the protein is encoded by the coding sequence ATGCCGCCTAATACACTGTGCATGGACGCTACATGTGCTTTTCGAGATATAAATGAACATACAACCGATGAGTCTGTACAAGACGACATATTTAACGAAAAGATATTTAAACATTGTGATGACCCGACATCAAATGTGGACAATGCTGATAACCGAAACGAACGGAGGACTTCTGAATCTTCACACAGCGAGATATTCAAACATTGTGATGACCCGACAATAAATGTGGGCAACGaggaaaaccaaaacaaacagaTGAGATCAAAATCTTTATACAGTGAAATAGTTACTCAAAGGGTATTCCAACTTTCGAATTCACCGACAGCAAATGTTGACAATGCTGATAACCGAAACGAACGGCGGACATCTGAATGTGTGATGAGATCTCAATCTTTAGACTGCGAGATATTTGAGGAAAGGATATTCGAATTTTGTAATGAGCCGACAATAAATGTAGACAATGCTGATAACCGAAACGAACGGAGGACTTCCGAATGTTCGGAACGCGAGATATTTAACGAAAGGATATTCCAACGTTGTGATGAACCGACAACAAATGGGTACAATCTTAATAACCGAAACGAACGGAGGACTTCCGATTCTTTAGAAAGCGAGATATTCAAACATTGTGAGGACCCGACATCAAATGTGGACAATGCCGATAACCGAAACGAACGGAGGACTTCTGAATATGCAGAAAGCGAGATATTTAACCAAAGGATAGTTGAACTGTGCGATGATCCGACACCAAATGTGGACAATGCTGATAACAGAAAGGAACAGAGGACTTCTGAATATACAGAAAGCGAGATATTGAACCAAAGGATAGTTGAACTGTGTGATGATCCGACATCAAATGTGGACAATGCGGATAACAGAAACGAACAGAGGACTTTTGAATATGCAGAAAGCGAGATATTTAACCAAAGAATAGTTGAACTGTGCGATGATCCGACATCAAATGTGGCCAATGCTGATAACAGAAACGAACAGAGGACTTCTGAATATGCAGAAAGCGAGATATTTAACCAAAGGATAGTTGAACTGTGCGATGATCCGACATCAAATGTGGACAATGCTGATAACAGAAACGAACAGAGGACTTCTGAATATGCAGAAAGTGAGATATTTTACCAAAGAATAGTTGAACTGTGTGATGATCCGACATCAAATGTGGCCAATGCTAATAACCAAAACGAACGAAGGACTTCTCAACATTCAGAAAGTGAGATATTTAATCATAGGATTTTCGAACTTTGTGATGATCCGACATCAAATGTAGTCAATGCTGATAACCGAAACGAACAGAGGACTTCTGAATCTTCAGAAAGTGAGATATTTAAGCACTGTGATGACCCGACAGTAAATGTAGACAATGCTGATCACCGAAACGAACGGAGGACTTCTCAACATTCAGAAAGTGAGATATTTAATCATAGGATATTCGAACTTTGTGATGATCCGACATCAAATGTAGTCAATGCTGATAACCGAAACGAACAGAGGAGTTCTGAATCTTCAGAAAGTGAGATATTTAAGCACTGTGATGACCCGACAGTAAATGTAGACAATGCTGATCACCGAAACGAACGGAGGACTTCTCAACATTCAGAAAGTGAGATATTTAATCATAGGATATTCGAACTTTGTGATGATCCGACATCAAATGTAGTCAATGCTGATCACCGAAACGAACGGAGGACTTCTCAACATTCAGAAAGTGAGATATTTAATCATAGGATATTCGAACTTTGTGATGATCCGACATCAAATGTAGTCAATGCTGATAACCGAAACGAACAGAGGAGTTCTGAATCTTCAGAAAGTGAGATATTTAAGCACTGTGATGACCCGACAGTAAATGTAGACAATGCTGATCACCGAAACGAACGGAGGACTTCTCAACATTCAGAAAGTGAGATATTTAATCATAGGATATTCGAACTTTGTGATGATCCGACATCAAATGTAGTCAATGCTGATCACCGAAACGAACGGAGGACTTCTCAACATTCAGAAAGTGAGATATTTAATCATAGGATATTCGAACTTTGTGATGATCCGACATCAAATGTAGTCAATGCTGATAACCGAAACGAACAGAGGAGTTCTGAATCTTCAGAAAGTGAGATATTTAAGCACTGTGATGACCCGACAGTAAATGTAGACAATGCTGATCACCGAAACGAACGGAGGACTTCTCAACATTCAGAAAGTGAGATATTTAATCATAGGATATTCGAACTTTGTGATGATCCGACATCAAATGTAGTCAATGCTGATAACCGAAACGAACAGAGGAGTTCTGAATCTTCAGAAAGTGAGATATTTAAGCACTGTGATGACCCGACAGTAAATGTAGACAATGCTGATCACCGAAACGAACGGAGGACTTCTCAACATTCAGAAAGTGAGATATTTAATCATAGGATATTCGAACTTTGTGATGATCCGACATCAAATGTAGTCAATGCTGATCACCGAAACGAACGGAGGACTTCTCAACATTCAGAAAGTGAGATATTTAATCATAGGATATTCGAACTTTGTGATGATCCGACATCAAATGTAGTCAATGCTGATAACCGAAACGAACAGAGGAGTTCTGAATCTTCAGAAAGTGAGATATTTAAGCACTGTGATGACCCGACAGTAAATGTAGACAATGCTGATCACCGAAACGAACGGAGGACTTCTCAACATTCAGAAAGTGAGATATTTAATCATAGGATATTCGAACTTTGTGATGAACCGACAGTAAATGTGGACAATGCTGATAGCCGGAACGAAGAGAGGACTTCTGAATCTACAGAACGCGAGATATTTAAACATTGTGATGACCCTAGAGTAAATGTGAACAAAGCGGAGAACAAACCAGAGACAATACTATCACTTACAGAACAGCtggttgctgaaacaaaaaccAATTGGCAAGCACGTAACGAAACCACACATACTCAAAAGATCGTTAAGGGCGTCAAACGTCGTCAATCAAACGATTCAATTCCTACATCATCAACAGCCGCCCtgcacaaaattaaaataaaaaaatttgcaagcGATATTAATAACAGTTATGATTTCCCGGATGTGTATGACCGAAACAAAGAAAGGACGTCTGGATGTTCAAAGAGCGAGATAATTAACCAAAGGATATTTGAACTGTGTGATGAACTGATAGTAAATGTAGACAATGCAGAAAACCAACCAGAGACAGTACTACAACTTGCAGAACGGCTCGATGCTGAAGCAAAAACCAACTGGCAGGCAGGTAACGAAACCACGCCTACTCAAAAGATCGTTACGGGCATCAAACGTCGTCAAGCAAACGATTCAATGCCTACAACATCTACAGTCGTACTGCGAAAAGTTAGGCGAAATCTATTTGCAAACAACGCTAATAACAGTTATGATGTAGCAAATATGCATGAAAGAATTTTTGGGTTTAATTATGGAAGAAAGCCATCTGCTGAAGCAAATGTGGCGGCTCTATTGCATTTAATACAAGTATATGGCGAAAGTTTTTATGAATATGCAAAAAATCATGCCTTCCCTTTCGAGGAAATATTTGTGGGTACTACCGTTTCGCAGGACTTGAAGTCGAATTTAAATTGCAACGGTcacttttaa